A region of Malaciobacter marinus DNA encodes the following proteins:
- a CDS encoding response regulator transcription factor — protein sequence MIDYVLLEEYCQNISILFIEDDESIKKETTELLKEIFTCVDVASNGEEGLDKYKEYFNINQKHYDIVLSDIKMPKIDGLELTKLIYKENPDQKIIVLSAHSETKYLLEFVNIGISYFLVKPLDYDEFITVIFNITKEIHDQNELRNNFKAEKIVLNNILIWDKQTKQLLRNNQAIKLTKKEFLLIELLLKTIEKTHPVEEIIAILWEGDYESSADITNLKNIVSRLRKKVPELDIENVYGFGYKINIRYFE from the coding sequence ATGATTGACTATGTGTTACTTGAAGAGTATTGTCAAAATATATCTATACTTTTTATAGAAGATGATGAGTCTATAAAAAAAGAAACAACTGAGCTTTTAAAGGAGATTTTTACTTGTGTCGATGTTGCAAGTAATGGAGAAGAGGGCTTAGACAAATATAAAGAGTATTTTAATATAAATCAAAAACATTATGATATTGTATTAAGTGATATAAAAATGCCCAAAATCGATGGTTTAGAACTTACAAAACTTATATATAAAGAAAATCCTGACCAAAAAATCATAGTTTTATCAGCACATAGTGAAACAAAATATCTTTTGGAATTTGTTAATATTGGAATTTCTTACTTTCTAGTTAAACCTTTAGATTATGATGAGTTTATTACTGTAATATTTAATATTACAAAAGAAATACATGATCAAAATGAGTTACGAAATAATTTTAAAGCTGAAAAAATAGTGTTAAATAATATTTTAATTTGGGATAAACAAACTAAACAATTATTAAGAAATAATCAAGCAATAAAATTAACAAAAAAAGAGTTTTTATTAATTGAGTTACTTTTAAAAACAATTGAAAAAACCCATCCTGTTGAAGAAATAATAGCAATATTATGGGAAGGTGATTATGAGTCAAGTGCAGATATAACAAACCTAAAAAATATCGTTTCAAGATTAAGAAAAAAAGTTCCAGAATTAGATATTGAAAATGTTTATGGTTTTGGATATAAAATAAATATTAGATATTTTGAATAA
- a CDS encoding response regulator transcription factor, producing MKKLENSSFNINFIEELTVLYVEDDSVIRKNLLSCFEPLFKKTYVAVDGKDGFEKFKKHKEKIDIVITDINMPNIDGIEMIKLIKNINPKVACLITTAYSDKQYLLDSINYGVNHYILKPFKIDTLLKEVEKSYLSTYYVKELSQRNREIEQLSKIFNSNIEPLELKELEKEDKDYKTKLTLFSEIIQMLDRR from the coding sequence ATGAAAAAGCTAGAAAATAGTAGTTTTAATATTAACTTCATCGAAGAGTTGACTGTTTTATATGTTGAAGATGATTCTGTTATAAGAAAAAACCTTCTAAGTTGCTTTGAACCTCTTTTTAAAAAAACATATGTTGCTGTAGATGGTAAAGATGGTTTTGAAAAGTTTAAAAAACATAAAGAGAAAATTGATATAGTAATCACTGATATTAATATGCCAAATATTGATGGAATAGAAATGATTAAATTAATCAAAAATATCAATCCAAAAGTTGCTTGTCTTATTACAACAGCATATTCAGATAAACAGTATTTACTTGATTCTATTAATTATGGAGTAAATCACTATATTTTAAAACCTTTTAAAATAGATACTTTGTTAAAAGAAGTAGAGAAGTCTTATTTGTCAACTTATTATGTAAAAGAGTTGTCTCAAAGAAATAGAGAAATAGAGCAATTATCTAAAATTTTTAATTCTAATATTGAGCCTTTAGAGTTAAAAGAACTAGAAAAAGAAGATAAAGATTATAAAACAAAACTTACCCTTTTTAGTGAAATAATACAGATGTTAGATAGAAGATAA
- a CDS encoding helix-hairpin-helix domain-containing protein: protein MKKLPKLGFLYLDYVLRFFDHSNFKGWPNKIEELVYHWKDDKKRFIKEIKRKKIDILIGNIPATAYDTFVEISKELPHVRFVPSLQSQFSNKSKENVTLFCKKHKLNIPKTKIFYDNQKAVKYLEQKAKYPQIIKRSYGPSNYGGYYVHKVNSFKDAKELLKKKKYNPVYTQDAIKLKDSGDIRVMLIGHKPICAFWRYAGKNEWITNTSQGGSMSYNNIPVNALELAVQSSKAAKAEYWACDIAICKDTGKAYILECATAFAAFPYIRDWIGQYLMWDFSKGKFKMPHVPLFSWEELGKIDSNLLRTLRHIGFSKYKPSFDGECYLNDVNIGFDMQEVYKSDDSDFPKPMNINKIKKYFDKDKEKAEFELKKLNLNSASLTDIMTLYAMQEELAVEIHEYIQENIITDSTDLLELESIDEQMLKCWDKNLDDMRVDINSVEEYELIKIKGIGKKLAKLIIKYKKQLNGFKSIEDLEQIEGIGKNKLKQLKSRFKIGV, encoded by the coding sequence ATGAAAAAGCTACCAAAACTAGGATTTTTATATCTTGACTATGTATTGAGATTTTTTGATCATTCTAACTTTAAAGGATGGCCAAATAAGATTGAAGAACTTGTTTATCATTGGAAAGATGATAAAAAAAGGTTTATAAAAGAGATAAAAAGAAAAAAAATAGATATCTTAATTGGTAATATTCCTGCAACTGCATATGATACTTTTGTAGAAATTTCAAAAGAGTTACCTCATGTTAGATTTGTGCCATCATTACAATCACAATTTTCTAATAAATCAAAAGAGAATGTAACTCTCTTTTGTAAAAAACATAAACTCAATATTCCAAAAACAAAAATATTTTATGATAATCAAAAAGCAGTTAAATACTTAGAACAAAAAGCTAAATATCCTCAAATAATCAAAAGAAGTTATGGACCTTCAAACTATGGAGGTTATTATGTACATAAGGTAAATAGTTTTAAAGATGCTAAAGAGTTATTGAAAAAGAAAAAATATAATCCAGTTTATACCCAAGATGCAATTAAATTAAAAGATAGTGGGGATATTAGAGTTATGTTAATAGGACATAAACCTATTTGTGCTTTTTGGAGATATGCTGGAAAAAATGAGTGGATTACAAATACCTCACAAGGGGGTTCAATGTCTTATAATAATATTCCTGTGAATGCATTAGAATTAGCAGTTCAATCAAGTAAAGCGGCAAAGGCTGAATATTGGGCTTGTGATATTGCTATTTGTAAAGATACAGGCAAAGCTTATATTTTAGAATGTGCTACGGCATTTGCAGCTTTTCCTTATATAAGAGATTGGATTGGGCAATACTTGATGTGGGATTTTTCAAAAGGCAAATTTAAAATGCCACATGTACCTTTATTTTCATGGGAAGAACTTGGTAAGATAGACTCAAATTTGCTTAGAACATTAAGGCATATTGGTTTTTCTAAATATAAACCTAGTTTTGATGGTGAGTGCTATTTGAATGATGTAAATATTGGCTTTGATATGCAAGAAGTATATAAAAGTGATGACAGTGATTTTCCTAAGCCAATGAATATAAATAAAATAAAAAAATATTTTGACAAAGATAAAGAAAAAGCTGAGTTTGAATTAAAAAAATTAAACTTAAATAGTGCTTCTTTAACAGACATAATGACTCTATATGCAATGCAAGAAGAACTTGCTGTAGAGATACATGAGTATATTCAAGAAAATATAATTACAGATTCAACTGATTTGTTAGAACTTGAGTCAATTGATGAACAAATGTTAAAGTGCTGGGATAAAAACTTAGATGATATGAGAGTTGATATAAATAGTGTAGAAGAGTATGAACTTATTAAAATAAAAGGAATAGGTAAAAAACTTGCAAAACTTATAATAAAATATAAAAAACAATTAAATGGTTTTAAATCTATTGAAGATTTAGAGCAGATTGAAGGAATAGGCAAAAATAAACTTAAACAATTGAAATCAAGATTTAAAATAGGAGTTTAA
- a CDS encoding ATP-grasp domain-containing protein: MAKRKIGIWLYQNSGGDVIQKKMIKKLNERDIDVITDINLRNAIAKNGHILYKDLKLDKLDLFFSYNASEQTQYQMYLYKALNRAIPMINNFDAFELTEDKFQTSFLLRNNNISTADYKLCHRNDTHHLEEIMKKWSKMVYKPTDGWGGVGLTKIENEEALNMLLPFLNQINVRYFYVEKFIDYDNTDYRVDIVNGEFVGCYGRKASKKDWRTNVTSGGTVFKREPNEQIIDLAKKAAKITNLEIAGIDIIYDKKKKEYIVLEVNGIPAFATPEQEKIGIDYNDRKIDMIVDLINKKTFKKRGNR, from the coding sequence ATGGCAAAGCGTAAAATTGGTATATGGTTATACCAAAATAGTGGTGGAGATGTAATCCAAAAAAAAATGATTAAAAAACTAAATGAAAGAGATATAGATGTAATCACAGATATTAATCTTAGAAATGCTATTGCAAAAAATGGTCATATACTATATAAAGATTTGAAGCTAGATAAACTTGATCTGTTTTTTTCATATAATGCAAGCGAACAAACACAATATCAAATGTACTTATATAAAGCATTAAATAGAGCAATTCCAATGATAAATAACTTTGATGCTTTTGAACTAACAGAAGATAAGTTTCAAACTTCTTTTTTATTAAGAAATAACAATATATCAACAGCAGATTATAAACTTTGTCATAGAAATGACACCCATCACTTAGAAGAAATAATGAAAAAATGGTCTAAGATGGTTTATAAACCAACTGATGGTTGGGGTGGAGTTGGACTTACAAAAATTGAAAATGAAGAAGCCTTAAATATGCTACTTCCTTTTTTGAATCAAATAAATGTTAGATATTTTTATGTAGAAAAATTCATAGATTATGATAATACAGATTATAGAGTAGATATTGTAAATGGCGAGTTTGTTGGATGTTATGGTAGGAAAGCAAGTAAAAAAGATTGGAGAACAAATGTTACTAGTGGAGGTACTGTTTTTAAAAGAGAGCCAAATGAACAAATAATAGATTTAGCAAAAAAAGCTGCAAAAATAACAAATCTTGAAATTGCTGGAATTGATATTATTTATGACAAAAAGAAAAAAGAGTATATCGTTTTAGAAGTAAATGGAATTCCTGCTTTTGCAACACCAGAACAAGAAAAAATTGGTATTGATTATAATGACAGAAAAATAGACATGATAGTTGATTTAATTAATAAAAAAACATTTAAAAAGAGAGGTAATAGATGA
- a CDS encoding gamma carbonic anhydrase family protein yields the protein MILKFKEFYPRIHNKAWIAPSADLIGDIKIGKNSSVWFGCVLRADVNKIRIGKKTNIQDLSMIHTDTNTQTIIGNNVTIGHKVMLHGCTIEDNCLIGMSATILDNAVIGEGSIVGANSLVTQGKKFPPRSLILGSPAKVVKELKQEDVEGLIKHAGHYVDYKNDYS from the coding sequence ATGATTTTAAAGTTTAAAGAATTTTATCCAAGAATTCATAATAAAGCATGGATTGCTCCAAGTGCAGATTTAATAGGAGACATAAAAATAGGTAAAAACTCATCTGTATGGTTTGGATGCGTGTTAAGAGCAGATGTAAATAAAATAAGAATTGGTAAAAAAACAAATATACAAGATTTATCAATGATACACACAGATACAAATACTCAAACTATTATTGGAAATAATGTTACAATCGGACATAAAGTTATGCTTCATGGCTGTACTATTGAAGATAACTGTTTAATTGGTATGAGTGCTACAATATTAGATAATGCAGTAATTGGTGAGGGTTCAATAGTAGGAGCAAATTCACTTGTAACTCAAGGGAAAAAGTTTCCACCAAGAAGTTTAATCTTAGGAAGTCCAGCAAAAGTAGTAAAAGAGCTTAAACAAGAAGATGTAGAAGGTCTTATAAAACATGCAGGACATTATGTAGATTATAAAAACGATTATTCTTAG
- a CDS encoding M20 family metallopeptidase, with amino-acid sequence MHYFNDLKTIVDINSYTKNKQGVDNVTTHMQLWLEELGFNTKLFKKEHIGNHALFTTSKKDGIKILLLGHNDTVFPPNSFEGFKEDKTWVYGPGVCDMKGGNIVALQALRNIYKQNNKIFNIDFFLVSDEESGSDDSKLISAKIAKDYDICFDFEAAGKNLEVVTSRKGVGTFTITCQGKASHAGTSYENGIDANLEASYKLQKLVSLTNLELGTTVNVGKFEGGIGANIISSKATLLLEVRFKTINEKQRVLKELKNITNTSYVKGTKSKLEGLIQREVMQENEKQHELINQLEIISNTKILTEHRGGVSDANIFSSCKVTTLDGLGPYGLYDHTINEKALKSSFKKRIDLMTKILLHYQNMERNNGKA; translated from the coding sequence ATGCACTATTTTAATGATTTAAAAACAATAGTAGATATAAACTCTTATACAAAAAATAAACAAGGTGTTGATAATGTAACAACACATATGCAACTTTGGCTTGAAGAACTAGGTTTTAATACAAAACTTTTTAAAAAAGAACATATAGGAAATCATGCACTTTTTACCACTAGTAAAAAAGATGGAATTAAAATCTTACTTTTAGGGCATAATGATACAGTTTTTCCTCCAAATAGTTTTGAAGGCTTTAAAGAGGATAAAACGTGGGTTTATGGTCCAGGCGTTTGTGATATGAAAGGTGGAAATATTGTTGCATTACAAGCTCTTAGAAATATTTATAAACAAAATAATAAAATCTTTAATATTGACTTTTTTTTAGTAAGCGATGAAGAATCAGGCAGCGATGATTCTAAGTTAATTAGTGCAAAAATTGCAAAAGATTATGATATATGTTTTGATTTTGAAGCTGCTGGGAAAAATCTTGAAGTTGTAACATCTAGAAAAGGTGTTGGAACTTTTACAATAACTTGTCAAGGAAAAGCTTCCCATGCAGGTACCTCTTATGAAAATGGCATTGATGCTAATCTTGAAGCTTCATATAAACTACAAAAACTTGTAAGCTTAACAAATCTAGAGCTTGGAACAACAGTCAATGTTGGAAAGTTTGAAGGTGGAATTGGAGCAAATATAATCTCTAGTAAAGCTACTCTTTTATTAGAAGTTCGTTTTAAAACTATTAATGAAAAGCAAAGAGTACTAAAAGAACTTAAAAATATAACAAATACTTCATATGTAAAAGGAACTAAATCTAAGCTTGAAGGTTTAATCCAAAGAGAAGTAATGCAAGAAAATGAAAAACAACATGAACTAATTAATCAATTAGAAATAATAAGTAATACAAAAATCTTAACAGAACACAGAGGTGGAGTAAGCGATGCAAATATATTTTCAAGTTGTAAGGTTACAACACTTGATGGTTTAGGACCATATGGTTTATATGACCACACAATAAATGAAAAAGCTTTAAAATCAAGTTTTAAAAAAAGAATTGACTTAATGACTAAAATACTTTTACACTATCAAAATATGGAGAGAAATAATGGCAAAGCGTAA
- a CDS encoding M14 family zinc carboxypeptidase, with amino-acid sequence MKKLYRTYEESTQIFKSLKKEYPENFKLESIGKTWEQRDIYLITLSSNIKEAHLKPALFYTGTIHAREWIGHELSIEFAIYILDNISIDPTLEAFLDKATVYMVPCANPDGFVYSQTHFSFWRKNRRVNMDGTYGVDLNRNFSVGFTKSTLSSSNIYSGPEPFSEPETNALKKFIQNHPNITIALDYHSQGNVFFPAHDFRHEDNIDTTDLNTLCANMADKIKKISDREYGIHQGKPPANLIGGSGREFYYSKGILATVVEVGTRNISDYLDDMNEHIREHIPALIEAIKEVPNYSKENPVKKVENFEVESIGSNHVKLKWEAKTSKDISFEIYRSKRDKLYCKETNLIARTQALEFTDINLQSNTNYYFNIRAINKKKRLKSPFAAQIKIRTNVEYDEYSRTYYANANQTGYIAENLNNNHKHFGVNSLFVGVDENKGVSYSIISIDLKTIPKNAVIKSACLNLYPINRVSTTIEKFGEWNVGIVEQDSISDITDFDEVDNAKIISYIGQPTKSDQLTQGIWRKWDFSGMQASVLTKQIEKEKVILRVEGPKELKVGRKSQMMQWDIGYGKFGFGLTYRPRLELTYTIEPTIVSLYAKSIHTISKNKVVKDEISSGFDESGKKIYSALEFNLSSLPSYEYTIITNAYVELNSTKTYLKDDIRFHLEFVDNNIKRNHKDFENRKIIQNIGYDISANDLKNNQTQYFVFDSFAKIELNEKLKDKTDILLALKPTSSKKAIKNKKVFWEVKDSKLSAKLIIEYISKRRFALPQVTNAKFELENGKIRISWQNPKDEDFVGVKVIKNPFRKPLSSQDGQKLYAGKDNYTYDDFGALDKNKYLAIFTYDDVPNYSKPVILEYKAQI; translated from the coding sequence ATGAAAAAGCTCTATAGAACGTATGAAGAATCAACACAAATTTTTAAAAGTTTAAAAAAAGAGTATCCTGAAAATTTTAAACTTGAATCTATTGGTAAAACTTGGGAACAAAGAGATATATATTTAATTACTTTATCTTCTAATATAAAAGAAGCTCATTTGAAACCTGCTCTTTTTTATACAGGAACAATTCATGCAAGAGAGTGGATTGGGCATGAATTAAGTATAGAATTTGCTATTTATATTTTAGATAATATAAGTATCGACCCAACTTTAGAAGCATTTTTAGATAAAGCAACAGTTTATATGGTTCCTTGTGCAAATCCTGATGGTTTTGTTTACTCACAAACACATTTTAGTTTTTGGAGAAAAAACAGAAGAGTAAATATGGATGGAACTTATGGCGTTGATTTAAATAGAAATTTTAGTGTTGGTTTTACTAAATCAACTCTAAGCTCTTCAAATATATATTCTGGACCTGAACCTTTTAGTGAGCCTGAAACAAATGCATTGAAAAAGTTTATTCAAAATCACCCAAATATTACAATTGCATTAGATTATCATAGCCAAGGAAATGTATTTTTCCCTGCCCATGATTTTAGACATGAAGATAATATTGATACAACTGATTTAAATACACTTTGTGCAAATATGGCAGATAAAATAAAAAAAATATCAGATAGAGAATATGGTATTCATCAAGGGAAACCTCCAGCAAATCTAATTGGTGGAAGTGGTAGAGAGTTTTATTATTCAAAAGGTATTTTAGCTACTGTTGTAGAAGTAGGAACTAGAAATATAAGTGATTATTTAGATGATATGAATGAGCATATAAGAGAGCATATTCCAGCACTTATTGAAGCAATAAAAGAAGTTCCAAATTATAGTAAAGAAAATCCAGTTAAAAAAGTTGAGAATTTTGAAGTTGAAAGTATTGGTTCAAACCATGTAAAATTAAAATGGGAAGCAAAAACATCAAAGGATATCTCTTTTGAAATATATAGAAGTAAAAGAGATAAACTTTATTGTAAAGAAACAAATCTTATTGCTAGAACTCAAGCTTTAGAATTTACTGATATTAATCTTCAATCAAATACAAACTACTACTTTAATATAAGAGCTATAAACAAAAAAAAGAGATTAAAATCACCTTTTGCTGCTCAAATAAAAATAAGAACCAATGTTGAATATGATGAATACTCTAGAACTTACTATGCAAATGCAAATCAAACAGGATATATAGCTGAAAATCTAAATAATAATCATAAACATTTTGGTGTAAATTCTTTATTTGTTGGAGTAGATGAAAACAAGGGAGTTTCTTATTCTATTATTAGTATTGACTTAAAAACTATTCCAAAAAATGCTGTTATTAAATCTGCTTGTTTAAATTTATATCCCATAAATAGAGTTTCAACTACAATAGAAAAATTCGGAGAATGGAATGTAGGAATAGTTGAACAAGATTCAATAAGTGATATTACTGATTTTGATGAGGTAGATAATGCAAAAATAATTAGTTATATTGGTCAACCAACAAAAAGTGATCAATTAACACAAGGAATATGGAGAAAATGGGATTTTTCAGGAATGCAAGCTTCTGTACTTACAAAACAAATAGAAAAAGAAAAAGTTATATTAAGAGTTGAGGGACCAAAAGAATTAAAAGTAGGCAGAAAATCTCAAATGATGCAATGGGATATTGGTTATGGAAAATTTGGTTTTGGATTAACTTATAGACCAAGATTAGAATTAACTTATACTATTGAACCAACAATAGTAAGTTTATATGCAAAATCAATACATACAATTAGTAAAAATAAAGTTGTTAAAGATGAGATAAGTTCTGGTTTTGATGAAAGTGGGAAAAAGATATATAGTGCATTAGAGTTTAATTTATCATCATTGCCCTCTTATGAATATACTATAATTACTAATGCTTATGTAGAATTAAACTCTACAAAAACTTATTTAAAAGATGACATTAGATTCCATTTAGAGTTTGTTGATAATAATATCAAAAGAAATCATAAAGATTTTGAAAATAGAAAAATAATTCAAAATATAGGATATGATATAAGTGCAAATGATTTAAAAAATAATCAAACTCAATATTTTGTTTTTGATTCTTTTGCAAAAATAGAATTAAATGAAAAACTAAAAGATAAAACTGATATTTTACTTGCATTAAAACCCACTTCTTCTAAAAAAGCTATAAAAAATAAAAAAGTATTTTGGGAAGTAAAAGATAGTAAGCTTAGTGCAAAACTAATTATAGAATATATTTCTAAAAGAAGATTTGCATTACCACAAGTAACAAATGCCAAATTTGAGCTAGAAAATGGGAAGATTAGAATCTCATGGCAAAATCCAAAAGATGAAGATTTTGTTGGAGTAAAAGTAATTAAAAACCCTTTTAGAAAACCTTTAAGTTCACAAGATGGACAAAAACTTTATGCAGGAAAAGACAACTACACATATGATGATTTTGGAGCATTAGATAAAAATAAATATCTTGCAATATTTACATATGATGATGTACCAAACTATTCTAAGCCCGTTATTTTAGAGTATAAAGCACAAATTTAA